The proteins below are encoded in one region of Candidatus Omnitrophota bacterium:
- the aroA gene encoding 3-phosphoshikimate 1-carboxyvinyltransferase: MKKIVVKPTEELKGVITLPGDKSISHRAVMIGSIARGITRVRNFLDSQDCRRTINAFRMLGINIRKDKNELIVEGRGLKGLSKPKGPIYLGNSGTSIRLLSGILAGQKFSSRLRADSSLSKRPMKRIIDPLKLMGAEIRSTPGLRSECYPPLEIQGRELRSIKYNTKLASAQVKSAILLAGLFGRGLTKVGEPAKSRDHTERMLKFFGADISVKDKTVSLRSGELKGRSVDIPGDISSAAFFLAAAGLNKGSSLKLCSVGLNPTRTAILDVLRQMGVRIKIVNRHSKNFEPRGDVIVKKGTLRGIKISGSIIPGIIDEIPLVMVIASLAKGRTVIEDAGELRVKETDRISSMVSNLKILGADIKESKDGALIQGVDCLSGGRVKSFGDHRTAMSMVIAGLNAKGKTVIENTACIDTSFPGFMDTFKKISS, encoded by the coding sequence ATGAAGAAAATCGTAGTAAAGCCAACCGAAGAATTAAAAGGAGTTATAACCCTCCCGGGCGATAAATCTATCTCACATCGGGCGGTTATGATCGGTTCTATTGCCCGGGGTATAACCCGGGTCAGAAATTTTTTGGATAGCCAGGATTGCCGGAGGACGATAAATGCGTTCAGGATGCTGGGGATAAATATAAGAAAGGACAAAAACGAACTCATTGTCGAAGGCAGGGGGTTAAAAGGGCTTAGCAAGCCCAAAGGCCCGATTTACCTGGGAAATTCCGGGACATCGATCAGGCTGCTTAGCGGTATCCTTGCCGGCCAGAAATTTAGCTCCCGGCTTAGGGCAGATAGTTCTCTTTCTAAAAGGCCGATGAAGCGAATTATTGATCCGCTGAAACTTATGGGCGCTGAGATAAGATCAACCCCTGGCTTGCGCTCGGAATGTTATCCTCCTCTGGAAATTCAGGGCAGGGAACTCCGGTCAATAAAGTATAATACCAAGCTGGCCAGCGCCCAGGTTAAATCAGCTATTTTATTAGCCGGGCTTTTCGGCCGGGGATTGACTAAAGTTGGTGAGCCGGCTAAATCCCGGGACCATACTGAACGAATGTTAAAGTTTTTTGGGGCTGATATTTCTGTTAAAGATAAGACTGTTTCGCTGAGAAGCGGGGAGCTGAAAGGAAGATCGGTGGACATACCGGGAGATATTTCTTCGGCTGCCTTTTTTTTGGCAGCTGCCGGTTTAAATAAGGGTTCGTCGCTGAAGTTGTGTTCTGTCGGTTTAAATCCGACCAGGACAGCTATTCTGGATGTCTTAAGGCAAATGGGAGTGAGAATAAAGATCGTAAACAGGCACAGTAAAAATTTTGAGCCGCGGGGAGATGTCATAGTTAAAAAAGGAACCTTAAGAGGTATTAAGATCAGCGGCAGTATAATTCCCGGGATCATTGACGAGATTCCGCTTGTTATGGTAATAGCCAGCCTGGCCAAAGGAAGAACTGTAATAGAAGATGCCGGAGAACTGCGGGTAAAGGAGACTGACCGGATTTCCTCAATGGTCTCTAATCTAAAAATACTGGGAGCAGATATTAAGGAAAGCAAAGACGGCGCTTTGATCCAGGGAGTCGACTGTTTATCCGGGGGCAGGGTCAAAAGCTTTGGAGACCATCGCACAGCGATGAGTATGGTTATCGCCGGCTTGAATGCCAAAGGCAAAACTGTTATCGAAAATACCGCCTGTATAGATACGTCCTTTCCCGGCTTTATGGATACCTTTAAAAAAATATCAAGCTGA
- a CDS encoding PEGA domain-containing protein, translating to MANKNKIVKIKRIGLFVFLAAVLSSAPGCVKRIVTIDSQPSGAEVSFGRKTVGTTPCNFDFTFYGSYPVKLTKEGYKDFYAAAKLKPPFYEWIPLDFVSELLLPVQFKDVHSFTYRLFPEEPFEFEEE from the coding sequence ATGGCAAATAAAAATAAAATAGTAAAGATTAAACGCATAGGATTATTCGTTTTTCTTGCCGCCGTATTGAGTTCTGCCCCCGGTTGCGTAAAAAGGATTGTTACCATCGATTCTCAACCGTCCGGGGCAGAAGTATCTTTTGGCCGCAAAACCGTGGGGACAACTCCCTGCAATTTCGACTTTACTTTCTACGGTTCCTACCCCGTTAAATTGACCAAGGAAGGATACAAGGATTTTTATGCCGCTGCAAAATTAAAGCCCCCATTCTATGAATGGATACCTCTTGATTTTGTTTCAGAACTCTTGCTTCCGGTTCAATTTAAAGATGTCCATAGTTTTACATACCGGTTATTCCCCGAAGAGCCGTTTGAATTTGAAGAAGAATGA
- a CDS encoding peptidyl-prolyl cis-trans isomerase, producing MIIKSMRKFTKQIIWALIITFALWGAGTAITGGKKQKGPAFAGTIFSRKVSFKEYAASYNACRNQAIMFYGDKFSSVAKYLGLEQAAWDRLILLNQIKKQNITVSDEQVIETIKKYPFFQKDGKFNKALYDYLITAIFRTTPRVFETEIKDSLSIEKMRNSIVSKITVSEEEIKDAYKKEFDKTKVLYFMVKNEDFESEAELTEDQLKDHYNKNSAEFKVAEQVNLQYLEFSYADFKEKTAVTEEEIKKYYNNNLEEFELPGDEKQEEKKNNQEAEKNYTPLKKVKDTIKRKLASEQAKDLARQKADEISDRLFDNPQVLDSLGPKETGLSVKTAIISIFGWSARLCDNAFSLKIGEISNPMSTPKGVYIIRPKDKKESYIPGFEETKEKVNQSLTKVKSRDLCKTSSEDYRSKIGHSMQKEGIDFKQACETLSLEVKDSGFFTRTGYIPEIGKNFEFSKTAFDLREGELSMPVKMRNGYAVLWLIKNEPADEEKLKTELDTYRLKVLDQKKSLIYLSWLNEARKKAGLKSNLTPPPES from the coding sequence ATGATAATAAAATCAATGAGAAAATTCACTAAACAGATAATCTGGGCATTAATAATAACCTTTGCTTTATGGGGAGCGGGCACTGCAATCACCGGTGGCAAAAAACAAAAAGGCCCTGCTTTTGCCGGCACTATTTTCAGCCGAAAGGTCTCGTTTAAGGAATATGCAGCCAGCTACAATGCCTGCAGGAATCAGGCAATAATGTTCTATGGCGATAAGTTCTCCAGCGTGGCAAAATATTTAGGCCTGGAGCAGGCAGCCTGGGACCGGCTTATCCTTCTTAACCAGATAAAAAAGCAAAATATCACGGTAAGCGACGAACAGGTTATCGAAACCATTAAAAAATATCCCTTTTTTCAAAAAGACGGTAAATTCAATAAGGCCTTATATGATTATTTAATAACTGCTATATTTAGAACCACGCCCCGGGTCTTTGAGACAGAAATAAAAGATTCCCTGTCTATTGAAAAAATGCGCAATTCCATCGTAAGTAAAATAACCGTTAGCGAAGAGGAAATAAAAGATGCCTATAAAAAAGAGTTTGATAAAACAAAGGTTCTTTACTTCATGGTGAAAAATGAAGATTTTGAATCTGAGGCAGAATTGACCGAAGACCAGTTAAAAGATCACTACAATAAAAATTCAGCGGAATTTAAGGTAGCCGAGCAGGTAAATCTGCAGTATCTGGAATTTAGCTACGCTGACTTTAAAGAAAAAACGGCTGTTACTGAAGAGGAAATAAAAAAATACTACAACAACAATCTGGAAGAATTTGAACTGCCCGGGGACGAAAAACAGGAAGAAAAAAAGAATAATCAAGAGGCTGAAAAAAACTATACCCCTTTAAAAAAAGTAAAAGACACAATAAAAAGAAAACTGGCGTCTGAGCAGGCAAAAGACCTTGCCCGGCAAAAGGCAGATGAAATCTCTGACCGGTTATTTGACAATCCTCAGGTTTTAGATTCATTGGGCCCCAAAGAAACAGGGCTTTCGGTCAAAACAGCCATTATTTCAATCTTCGGCTGGTCAGCCCGGCTGTGCGACAACGCGTTTTCCTTAAAAATAGGCGAAATCAGCAATCCAATGTCCACCCCGAAAGGAGTATATATCATCAGGCCTAAGGATAAAAAAGAATCTTACATCCCCGGCTTTGAAGAAACCAAAGAAAAAGTCAACCAGTCCTTAACCAAGGTAAAATCCCGGGATCTTTGTAAAACCAGCAGTGAGGATTACCGCTCTAAAATAGGACACTCGATGCAAAAAGAAGGTATTGATTTCAAGCAGGCCTGCGAAACTCTTTCTTTGGAAGTAAAAGACAGCGGGTTTTTTACCAGAACCGGCTACATCCCGGAAATAGGAAAAAACTTTGAATTTAGCAAAACAGCCTTTGACCTGAGAGAAGGAGAATTGAGTATGCCGGTCAAAATGCGCAATGGCTACGCCGTTCTCTGGCTGATAAAAAATGAACCGGCAGATGAAGAAAAGCTTAAAACCGAGCTCGACACCTACCGGTTAAAAGTGCTGGACCAAAAAAAATCTCTTATCTACCTTTCGTGGCTCAACGAAGCAAGAAAAAAAGCCGGCCTTAAAAGCAATTTAACGCCTCCCCCGGAAAGTTAA
- the amrS gene encoding AmmeMemoRadiSam system radical SAM enzyme has translation MKEALYYQKLEQGKVCCLLCPRKCVIASGKYGFCRVRKNIDGKLFSENYGRVSSIALDPIEKKPLYHFHPGKSILSLGTKGCNLSCLFCQNWQISQADDVDTRPISLEEIINQAKKVNSFGIAYTYNEPLTWYEFILQSARFAGKKGLKNVLVTNGFINQEPLKELIPYIDALNIDLKSIDDNFYVKYCGGTLKPVLETIKTASRFAHLELTNLIIPTLNDSRENFIKLRDWIFENLGPGVPLHFSGYFPCYKMDIPPTPLKTLEMAREIALEKLRYVYLGNV, from the coding sequence ATGAAAGAGGCATTGTATTATCAAAAACTGGAACAAGGAAAGGTTTGCTGTCTGCTTTGTCCGAGAAAATGTGTTATCGCTTCAGGTAAATATGGATTTTGCAGGGTAAGAAAAAATATAGATGGAAAACTTTTTTCTGAGAATTACGGCCGGGTTAGCTCAATAGCCCTGGATCCAATAGAAAAGAAACCGCTTTATCATTTTCATCCCGGGAAATCCATTCTTTCTTTAGGGACTAAAGGCTGTAATTTAAGCTGCCTGTTCTGTCAGAACTGGCAAATTTCCCAGGCTGATGATGTGGATACCAGGCCGATCAGCTTAGAAGAGATTATTAATCAGGCCAAAAAGGTAAATTCGTTCGGCATCGCCTATACATATAATGAACCCCTGACCTGGTATGAGTTTATTCTTCAGTCAGCCAGGTTTGCCGGGAAGAAAGGGCTGAAGAATGTTCTGGTGACCAATGGTTTCATAAACCAGGAGCCGCTAAAAGAACTGATACCTTACATAGATGCCTTGAATATCGATCTTAAATCCATTGATGATAATTTTTATGTTAAATATTGCGGAGGAACGCTGAAGCCGGTTTTAGAGACCATAAAAACAGCTTCCCGCTTTGCGCATCTGGAGCTTACCAACCTGATTATACCAACCTTAAATGATTCGCGGGAAAATTTTATAAAACTCAGGGATTGGATTTTTGAAAACCTGGGCCCCGGAGTGCCGCTTCACTTTTCAGGGTATTTCCCGTGTTATAAAATGGATATTCCGCCTACGCCGTTAAAAACGCTGGAAATGGCCAGAGAAATAGCCCTTGAAAAGCTGCGTTATGTTTACTTAGGTAATGTTTAA
- a CDS encoding anaerobic ribonucleoside-triphosphate reductase activating protein, with amino-acid sequence MLYEIADRTTVPEIKGFIKSTLIDWEGRVASIIWLGGCNFRCPFCYATELVLNPAKLPTTSFEEVEHFLKEKKDWIDGLVICGGEPTIHSGLPELIQKFKKIPVAIKLDTNGTNPDMLKSLLEEELIDYVAMDLKAPLDAPQYDRLAGVKVDLEKIKQSIDILINGKIDYEFRTTVCPAFLDKDDILKMAQLINGANRYVLQEFKPGECFDPEMNKLDSYPISELKTMAKEAKKFAANTYVRGESREEIE; translated from the coding sequence TTGCTGTATGAAATTGCAGACAGGACAACAGTGCCGGAGATAAAGGGGTTTATCAAAAGTACGCTGATAGACTGGGAGGGGAGGGTTGCCTCGATTATCTGGCTCGGGGGTTGTAATTTTAGATGCCCTTTTTGCTATGCAACTGAGTTAGTCTTAAATCCCGCCAAATTGCCAACCACTTCATTTGAAGAAGTAGAGCATTTTCTAAAAGAAAAAAAGGACTGGATCGACGGCCTGGTGATTTGCGGGGGAGAGCCGACTATTCATTCCGGCCTTCCGGAATTAATCCAGAAGTTTAAAAAAATTCCAGTAGCAATTAAGCTGGATACCAATGGAACAAACCCAGACATGCTTAAGTCCCTGCTTGAGGAGGAATTAATTGATTATGTGGCAATGGATTTAAAAGCGCCGCTGGATGCGCCGCAATATGACCGGCTGGCAGGGGTAAAGGTTGATCTGGAAAAGATTAAACAGAGCATCGATATTTTGATTAATGGTAAGATTGATTACGAATTCAGAACCACGGTTTGCCCCGCCTTTCTTGATAAGGATGATATTCTAAAAATGGCTCAATTGATTAACGGCGCTAATCGCTATGTGCTTCAAGAGTTCAAGCCGGGTGAGTGTTTTGATCCGGAAATGAACAAGCTTGATTCTTATCCGATTAGCGAATTAAAAACTATGGCTAAAGAGGCAAAGAAATTTGCAGCCAATACCTATGTCCGGGGAGAGAGCCGGGAAGAGATTGAATGA
- the nrdD gene encoding anaerobic ribonucleoside-triphosphate reductase: MGPESILEKDRAGQQTTEQTLEYASKRDGRIVKFDKSKISQAIFKAAQAVGGEDKELADELASVVALFLQKNFNSRIPQIEEIQDIVEKVLIETGHAQTAKIYILYRDQRTRNRESLRVRKQTKEQADSTDMLLLVAPLSKDEILSWDKVKIAQALVKEASLSERLAYEIAANVEKKIFKTGIEQISTALIRELVDNELFERGLGRKLSRQTIIGMPSFDLDQLILSKSNENSNITANNPEAINLSIAENTIKQYMLSRVFSEDVSSAHLKGIIHIHDLGYPRVYCSSHSLEYLKKYGLKLENSEIASFPAKHARTLTGHLNTFLASMQAYYAGALGISFLNIFYAPYLTDLDYEQIKQEAQYLIFSLSQSAFSRGGQVLFIDANIHLGIPDYLKDVAAIGPEGKYTGKTYGDYEKEAQIFAKVLMDVWRKGDRDGHPFTFPKLDLHIDQKTFEDPEQYKLFQYACQIASENGSPYFVFDKGNEAVLSQCCRLRQKIKDKQMIEHPESLRFCGFQNITINLPQAAFRAGKGNIDKVYKEISQAMDFAFKAHYQKKDFIKKMMSEPGMPMWEVGKTAKDGRPYVDLEKATYIIGVIGLNECVQYLTGKELHEDEDAFKTGLKIISFMNFKTKEEEKQSNLEFALEESPAESASRRLSKIDLRQFPEEAGGVVRGDVEKDLYYYTNSIHLRADAPIDLITRIEKQAKFHPLIESGAIIHAFVGEQRPSAEAVSQLVKKVFKNTPAAQLVISPEFTICNNCHKMSKGLLDKCAHCGDSNVYGITRVVGYYSRVDNWNSSKLGELADRQKGEYKV; the protein is encoded by the coding sequence GTGGGACCAGAATCGATCTTAGAAAAAGACAGGGCCGGTCAGCAAACCACTGAGCAAACTTTGGAGTATGCCAGTAAGCGAGATGGAAGAATAGTCAAGTTTGATAAATCTAAAATCAGCCAGGCCATTTTTAAAGCTGCTCAGGCAGTAGGAGGGGAAGACAAAGAATTAGCCGATGAACTGGCCAGTGTGGTGGCCTTGTTTTTGCAAAAAAATTTCAACTCACGCATTCCTCAAATTGAAGAGATTCAAGACATAGTAGAAAAGGTTCTGATCGAGACCGGCCATGCCCAGACTGCCAAAATATACATTCTTTATCGAGACCAGCGGACCAGGAACAGGGAAAGTCTACGGGTAAGAAAACAGACCAAAGAACAGGCTGACTCTACCGATATGTTGTTACTGGTTGCTCCGCTAAGCAAAGACGAAATTTTATCGTGGGATAAGGTTAAAATTGCGCAGGCCCTGGTCAAGGAGGCATCTTTGTCCGAAAGGCTGGCCTATGAAATAGCAGCCAACGTGGAAAAGAAAATATTTAAAACCGGGATTGAGCAGATATCTACTGCTTTGATCAGAGAGTTAGTGGATAATGAACTTTTTGAAAGAGGTTTAGGCAGGAAGTTATCCCGGCAAACGATTATCGGCATGCCTTCTTTTGATCTTGATCAGTTGATCCTTTCTAAAAGCAATGAAAACAGCAATATTACTGCTAATAATCCTGAGGCGATTAATCTGTCTATAGCCGAGAATACCATCAAGCAATATATGCTCTCCAGGGTTTTCAGTGAGGATGTTTCCAGCGCCCATCTTAAAGGGATCATCCATATTCACGACCTGGGTTATCCGCGGGTTTACTGCAGTTCGCATTCCCTGGAATATCTGAAAAAGTATGGGCTCAAGCTCGAAAATTCAGAGATCGCCTCCTTTCCAGCCAAGCATGCCCGCACGCTCACCGGACACTTGAATACGTTTCTTGCTTCAATGCAGGCATATTATGCCGGTGCATTGGGAATCAGCTTTCTTAACATTTTCTATGCCCCGTATCTGACGGATTTGGATTATGAACAGATAAAACAGGAAGCACAATATTTGATCTTTTCCCTGTCCCAGTCAGCTTTTTCCCGGGGAGGCCAGGTATTATTTATTGATGCCAACATTCATTTAGGGATCCCTGATTATTTAAAGGATGTTGCGGCTATCGGACCTGAGGGGAAATACACCGGCAAGACTTATGGCGATTATGAAAAAGAAGCCCAGATTTTTGCTAAGGTGTTGATGGATGTCTGGCGCAAGGGCGACCGGGACGGGCACCCGTTTACCTTTCCTAAATTAGACCTTCATATTGATCAGAAGACATTCGAGGATCCGGAACAATATAAACTGTTTCAATATGCCTGTCAGATAGCCAGCGAAAACGGTTCTCCTTATTTTGTTTTTGATAAAGGCAATGAGGCAGTTTTGAGCCAGTGCTGCAGGCTTCGTCAAAAGATTAAAGATAAGCAGATGATCGAGCATCCTGAAAGCCTGCGTTTCTGCGGGTTTCAAAACATAACGATCAATCTTCCTCAAGCAGCTTTTCGCGCCGGAAAAGGAAATATTGATAAGGTCTATAAGGAAATAAGCCAGGCAATGGATTTTGCCTTTAAGGCTCACTATCAGAAGAAGGATTTTATCAAGAAAATGATGAGCGAGCCCGGAATGCCGATGTGGGAAGTGGGAAAAACCGCTAAAGACGGTCGTCCTTATGTTGATCTAGAAAAAGCCACCTATATAATCGGGGTTATTGGTTTAAATGAATGCGTTCAGTATTTAACCGGTAAAGAGCTTCATGAAGATGAGGACGCGTTTAAAACAGGGCTGAAGATTATTTCATTCATGAATTTTAAGACCAAAGAGGAAGAAAAACAAAGTAACCTGGAGTTTGCGCTTGAAGAATCACCGGCAGAAAGCGCTTCCCGCAGGCTTTCCAAGATAGACCTGAGGCAATTTCCTGAAGAGGCCGGCGGAGTTGTCAGGGGCGATGTCGAAAAAGATCTCTACTATTATACAAATTCAATTCACCTCCGGGCAGACGCACCAATAGATTTAATCACCCGAATTGAAAAACAGGCAAAGTTTCATCCCCTGATAGAGTCAGGCGCGATTATTCACGCCTTTGTCGGAGAACAAAGGCCGTCGGCAGAAGCTGTTTCGCAGCTGGTGAAAAAGGTTTTTAAAAATACCCCTGCTGCCCAGCTGGTCATTTCTCCGGAGTTTACTATCTGCAATAATTGCCATAAGATGAGCAAGGGGTTACTTGACAAATGCGCGCATTGCGGCGATAGCAACGTATATGGAATAACCAGAGTAGTGGGATACTACAGCAGGGTTGATAACTGGAACAGCTCCAAACTCGGCGAACTCGCCGACCGGCAAAAAGGAGAATATAAAGTCTGA
- the nrdR gene encoding transcriptional regulator NrdR: MKCPYCKHEDDKVVDSRSSGEGYVIRRRRECLKCGYRFTTYERIEQTPLMVIKKDGRKEEFNRHKLLNGVKKACEKRPVAMEILEKAVDEIERKLEEKFEDEIASNAIGRMVMRKLYSLDEVAYVRFASVYRQFKDVDQFMDEVKKLRK, translated from the coding sequence ATGAAATGTCCATATTGTAAACACGAGGATGATAAGGTGGTGGATTCGCGGTCTTCCGGTGAAGGTTATGTCATCAGGCGGCGCAGAGAATGCTTGAAATGCGGGTATCGTTTTACGACCTATGAAAGGATAGAGCAGACACCATTGATGGTGATTAAGAAAGACGGACGGAAGGAGGAATTTAACCGCCATAAATTGTTGAATGGGGTCAAAAAGGCCTGCGAAAAAAGGCCTGTTGCAATGGAAATATTGGAAAAAGCAGTAGATGAAATAGAGCGAAAACTTGAGGAAAAATTTGAAGACGAGATAGCTTCAAATGCGATAGGCCGAATGGTAATGAGGAAACTATACAGCCTGGATGAAGTAGCCTACGTGAGATTTGCTTCTGTTTACCGCCAGTTTAAAGATGTGGATCAATTTATGGATGAAGTAAAGAAATTGCGCAAATAG
- a CDS encoding cytidine/deoxycytidylate deaminase family protein, translated as MKKTRPSWDEYFLEIAGLLAKRSTCLRREVGALIVKDKKILTTGYNGAPTAIEHCDSAGCLREKLKVPSGERHELCRGLHAEQNALIQAARYGVDVSGGTLYCTNHPCIICAKMLINAGIKKIVVASGYPDQISEDFLKQAKIEVIKAK; from the coding sequence ATGAAAAAGACCAGACCTTCCTGGGATGAATATTTTTTAGAGATTGCCGGGCTTTTGGCTAAGCGATCGACCTGTCTGCGCCGGGAGGTAGGAGCCCTGATAGTTAAAGATAAAAAAATATTAACAACCGGTTATAACGGTGCTCCGACAGCCATTGAACATTGCGATAGCGCAGGATGTTTAAGGGAAAAATTAAAAGTTCCTTCGGGAGAGCGCCACGAATTATGCCGGGGGCTTCATGCGGAACAAAACGCCCTTATTCAGGCAGCCCGTTATGGAGTTGATGTTTCCGGCGGCACCCTTTATTGCACCAATCACCCTTGTATTATCTGTGCCAAAATGCTGATTAACGCAGGAATAAAAAAGATCGTTGTTGCCTCCGGGTATCCTGACCAGATATCTGAGGACTTTCTTAAACAGGCTAAGATCGAAGTAATCAAAGCAAAATAA
- the glyA gene encoding serine hydroxymethyltransferase: MEHLWKVDPEIYKIIYQETRRQHSNLELIASENFVDLAVLEAQGSVLTNKYAEGYPDARWYSGCEFVDQAEKLAVERAKKIFGAEHVNVQPHSGAQANMAVLYAVLRPGDKILAMNLIHGGHLTHGHRHNFSGKYFEVIPYGVSPRDERIDYDQLMDLAKKNRPKLIIVGASAYPRIIDFKAVRKVADQVGALVMADIAHIAGLIAAGIHPSPVPHSEFVTTTTHKTLRGPRAGMILCQERFAKKIDAAIFPGIQGGPLMHVIAAKAVALKQVMQPEFKEYQKKVVCNAALLAGGLAEKGYRIVSGGTDTHLFLVDLSPKNITGKDAADILDKARITVNKNLIPFDKKSPLLASGIRLGTPAITTRGMGENEMLKISGFIDKVLSSPADQKVIRDVKKEMEELVEQFPLYQSLRTKMKQRL; the protein is encoded by the coding sequence TTGGAACATCTCTGGAAAGTCGATCCTGAAATTTATAAAATTATTTATCAAGAAACCCGGCGCCAACATTCCAATCTTGAACTTATCGCCAGCGAAAACTTTGTTGATTTAGCTGTGCTGGAGGCGCAGGGATCAGTGCTTACCAATAAATATGCCGAGGGTTATCCCGATGCCCGGTGGTACAGTGGATGTGAGTTTGTCGATCAGGCCGAGAAGCTGGCTGTGGAGCGCGCCAAGAAAATATTCGGCGCTGAACACGTCAATGTCCAGCCGCATTCCGGCGCCCAGGCTAACATGGCTGTGCTTTATGCTGTGCTTAGGCCCGGGGATAAGATCTTGGCTATGAACCTGATCCACGGAGGACACCTTACCCATGGCCATCGCCACAATTTCTCAGGCAAATATTTTGAGGTAATTCCTTATGGCGTAAGCCCGCGGGATGAACGGATAGATTATGACCAGTTGATGGACCTGGCCAAAAAAAACAGGCCAAAATTGATTATAGTCGGAGCCAGCGCCTACCCGCGAATCATTGATTTTAAAGCTGTGCGCAAGGTTGCTGACCAGGTAGGCGCACTTGTGATGGCTGATATAGCTCATATTGCCGGCTTAATAGCAGCCGGGATTCATCCCAGTCCGGTCCCGCATAGCGAATTTGTTACCACTACTACCCATAAAACGCTGCGCGGTCCGAGGGCAGGAATGATTCTTTGCCAGGAGAGGTTTGCCAAAAAAATCGACGCAGCTATATTTCCCGGGATCCAGGGAGGCCCGTTGATGCATGTTATTGCTGCCAAGGCTGTAGCTTTAAAGCAGGTTATGCAGCCGGAATTTAAGGAGTATCAGAAAAAAGTAGTTTGCAACGCCGCGCTTTTAGCCGGAGGGCTGGCTGAAAAGGGATACAGGATAGTTTCAGGCGGAACCGACACCCATCTTTTTTTAGTGGATCTTAGCCCAAAAAACATTACCGGCAAGGATGCGGCTGATATCCTGGATAAAGCCAGAATCACTGTTAATAAAAACTTAATTCCCTTTGATAAGAAATCTCCCCTCCTGGCCAGCGGGATCCGTTTAGGGACTCCGGCGATTACCACCCGGGGGATGGGAGAAAACGAGATGCTTAAGATATCCGGGTTTATTGATAAGGTATTAAGTTCACCGGCCGATCAAAAAGTAATCCGGGATGTAAAAAAGGAAATGGAAGAGTTAGTGGAACAATTCCCGCTTTATCAATCCTTGAGAACCAAGATGAAACAAAGATTATGA
- the rpiB gene encoding ribose 5-phosphate isomerase B: MRIIIGSDHAGYRLKEQIKKSLLKTKHKVIDAGTGDLESCDYPEYGVKAARAVSLKKVDRGILICGTGIGMSMVANKLPGIRAALCHNMKGACLSREHNNANILVLAARFTSKDLAVRITMLWLKTGFHGGRHRRRLKKLTAIEKSKNTW, translated from the coding sequence ATGAGGATTATTATTGGTTCTGACCATGCTGGTTACAGGTTGAAAGAACAAATAAAAAAATCTTTATTAAAAACCAAACACAAAGTTATTGACGCGGGTACCGGAGATTTAGAGTCCTGCGACTATCCGGAATACGGAGTTAAGGCAGCCCGGGCTGTCTCATTAAAAAAAGTTGACCGGGGAATATTGATCTGCGGCACAGGAATAGGCATGTCAATGGTCGCCAATAAATTACCCGGTATAAGGGCTGCCCTTTGCCATAATATGAAGGGAGCCTGTTTAAGCCGTGAGCATAACAATGCCAATATACTGGTGTTAGCTGCAAGATTTACCAGCAAAGATTTAGCTGTCCGGATTACCATGCTCTGGCTTAAAACGGGATTTCACGGCGGGCGCCACCGCCGAAGATTAAAAAAGTTAACTGCCATCGAGAAAAGTAAAAATACCTGG